A region from the Desulfobacterales bacterium genome encodes:
- a CDS encoding MBL fold metallo-hydrolase, with product MNITVTTLVENTVPSGKKGLIGEHGLSFFIETGRQTLLFDTGQGRGLLNNAAVLDLDLNSVDTVVLSHGHYDHAGGVPAFAGLNKRFTLIAHPAVYDDKLIRDKTAFRNIGMPFDQQYLQDRNCKLRLEKASVEICPGVMTTGEIPMVTDFEAVESGFYIRKQGRVIPDPMADDQALILDTPKGLVVVLGCSHRGIINTLEHVLTLTGRQRIHAIMGGLHLGNVSDAGLTSVVESLRKFKIMKMVVGHCTGMRAIIRLFNEFPGSVTVNTVGHTMVF from the coding sequence ATGAATATTACGGTTACAACACTTGTCGAGAATACGGTTCCTTCCGGGAAAAAAGGTCTTATAGGTGAGCATGGCCTGTCCTTTTTTATTGAAACCGGGCGTCAGACACTTTTGTTTGATACCGGACAGGGCCGTGGGCTTTTGAATAACGCGGCGGTTCTGGATCTTGATCTAAATTCGGTTGATACGGTTGTACTCAGCCACGGCCACTACGATCATGCAGGGGGGGTACCGGCATTTGCAGGGTTGAATAAACGGTTTACCTTAATTGCTCACCCTGCCGTATACGATGATAAACTGATAAGGGATAAAACAGCGTTTAGAAATATCGGAATGCCATTTGATCAACAGTATCTTCAGGACAGGAACTGTAAGCTCAGGCTCGAAAAAGCCTCCGTTGAAATTTGTCCGGGAGTGATGACGACCGGCGAGATTCCCATGGTGACCGATTTTGAAGCCGTTGAATCCGGTTTCTATATCCGAAAACAAGGCAGGGTAATACCCGATCCGATGGCCGATGATCAGGCCCTGATACTGGATACTCCAAAAGGTCTGGTGGTTGTACTGGGCTGCAGTCACAGGGGAATTATCAATACATTGGAACATGTGCTGACATTAACCGGCCGTCAGCGCATCCATGCGATCATGGGAGGGCTGCATCTGGGAAATGTATCGGATGCCGGATTAACGTCTGTCGTTGAATCTCTCCGGAAATTTAAAATAATGAAAATGGTGGTCGGCCATTGTACGGGAATGAGGGCCATCATTCGCCTTTTCAATGAATTTCCGGGAAGCGTAACGGTAAATACGGTTGGCCACACCATGGTATTTTAA
- a CDS encoding Mrp/NBP35 family ATP-binding protein: protein MQQNNAGGCGSSGPMKEQINAQTIQKAAVDRSLGKIKNKFLVMSGKGGVGKSSTSVNLAIALSRKGYQVGIMDVDMHGPDVPRMLGLSGDVLITEEHKLIPVNYSDHLKVISIESILPNKDDAIIWRGAIKYNAIQQFIGDVAWGDLDFLIIDSPPGTGDEPLTIAQTITDARAIIVTTPQEVSLADVRKSINFCKRVNLEIFGLIENMSGFTCPHCGVELELFGSGGGQRTAEQTKIPFLGKIPFDPGMVSCGDSGTSYQEKFEGSETSKVFAVIAEKMAELI from the coding sequence ATGCAGCAGAACAATGCAGGTGGATGCGGTTCATCCGGACCGATGAAAGAGCAGATTAATGCTCAGACGATTCAGAAGGCGGCCGTAGATCGGTCATTGGGAAAAATCAAAAATAAATTTCTCGTCATGAGCGGCAAAGGCGGAGTAGGCAAGAGCAGCACTTCGGTCAACCTGGCCATTGCGCTGTCCAGAAAAGGTTATCAGGTCGGAATTATGGACGTGGATATGCATGGCCCTGATGTGCCGAGGATGCTGGGACTTTCTGGCGATGTACTCATAACCGAGGAGCATAAACTGATTCCCGTCAATTATTCCGATCATCTGAAAGTTATTTCCATAGAATCTATTCTGCCCAATAAGGATGATGCCATTATCTGGCGCGGTGCCATCAAATATAATGCGATCCAGCAGTTTATCGGAGATGTGGCATGGGGTGATCTGGATTTTCTCATAATTGATTCACCCCCCGGTACCGGGGATGAACCCTTGACCATAGCGCAGACCATAACCGATGCCAGGGCGATCATTGTGACCACCCCCCAGGAAGTATCCCTTGCTGATGTGAGAAAATCCATTAATTTCTGTAAGCGGGTAAATCTGGAAATATTCGGTCTGATTGAAAATATGAGTGGCTTTACCTGTCCCCACTGCGGCGTTGAGTTGGAGCTGTTCGGCAGCGGCGGCGGACAACGTACAGCTGAGCAGACCAAAATTCCCTTTTTGGGAAAAATTCCGTTTGATCCGGGAATGGTTTCCTGCGGTGATTCCGGCACGTCGTATCAGGAAAAATTTGAAGGCTCTGAGACTTCAAAGGTGTTCGCAGTTATCGCAGAAAAAATGGCCGAATTGATCTGA
- a CDS encoding ferritin family protein — protein sequence MMFEDFQAVIDFAIEKEVEAAAFYDQASDEASFSGARKMLKTFASEERKHKTMLENIGSQAISDYKFETIANLKRSDFLVELEYEKGMNYRDILRVGMKREENSRNMYLELEKHAHQEVVKNLFHILAQEEGKHKLKLETLYDDFMAESGD from the coding sequence ATGATGTTTGAAGATTTTCAGGCCGTTATCGATTTTGCCATTGAAAAGGAAGTTGAGGCAGCCGCTTTCTATGATCAGGCCAGCGATGAGGCATCTTTTTCAGGGGCCAGAAAAATGTTGAAAACGTTTGCCAGTGAAGAACGAAAACACAAGACCATGCTTGAAAACATCGGAAGCCAGGCCATCTCGGACTACAAGTTTGAAACGATAGCCAACCTGAAGCGAAGTGATTTTCTGGTGGAGTTGGAATACGAGAAGGGAATGAATTATCGGGATATTCTCAGGGTCGGAATGAAACGGGAAGAAAATTCCCGGAATATGTATCTGGAGCTGGAGAAACATGCCCATCAGGAAGTCGTGAAAAATCTTTTTCATATTCTGGCCCAGGAAGAGGGCAAGCATAAACTGAAACTCGAAACCCTGTATGATGACTTCATGGCCGAGTCAGGCGACTAA
- a CDS encoding methylated-DNA--[protein]-cysteine S-methyltransferase, with the protein MKLFKTYYSSPIGVMEITGTRERIISVQFVDSSKQPGTDLPAAVAECRLQIDDYFRGGRTSFSVKTDLQGTGFQKTVWRQLEKIPYGRVVSYSDIARDIANPNACRAVGNANHQNPVAIIIPCHRVIGKNGDLIGYGGGLWRKKWLLEHESAMNPKKSVV; encoded by the coding sequence ATGAAGCTGTTCAAAACATATTATTCTTCGCCCATCGGTGTTATGGAAATTACAGGGACCCGGGAAAGAATCATATCCGTTCAGTTTGTAGATTCTTCAAAACAGCCAGGTACTGACCTGCCGGCTGCAGTAGCCGAATGTCGGCTTCAGATCGATGATTATTTCAGGGGCGGACGGACCTCCTTTTCTGTCAAAACCGATCTCCAGGGCACAGGGTTTCAGAAAACCGTATGGCGGCAACTTGAAAAAATTCCCTACGGCAGGGTGGTGTCTTACAGCGATATCGCACGGGACATTGCTAACCCGAATGCATGCCGTGCGGTTGGCAACGCCAATCATCAAAATCCGGTGGCCATTATCATACCCTGTCACAGGGTCATCGGGAAAAATGGCGATCTGATCGGCTATGGCGGCGGCCTGTGGCGAAAGAAATGGCTGCTGGAACATGAATCCGCAATGAATCCGAAAAAGTCGGTTGTATGA
- a CDS encoding cob(I)yrinic acid a,c-diamide adenosyltransferase, which produces MKTYDAYTDSGGTLLADGSKRRKDDMLLEAIGKLDEVNSFLGIIYSRISFHDLQEIMDHIQTDLCTLNSFLGNAGVVFGHDRVSCLEQMIIQLESDLPPLNHFLLSGSGRISAQFQYVRALTRTAERRVRSLNTPHAELLPYLNRLSDVMFLLARTVDHRTNRKERLWQS; this is translated from the coding sequence ATGAAAACGTATGATGCCTACACAGATTCAGGCGGCACGCTTCTTGCGGACGGTTCCAAACGAAGAAAGGATGACATGCTGCTGGAAGCCATCGGCAAGCTGGATGAAGTCAATTCATTTTTGGGAATTATTTATTCACGGATATCTTTTCATGACCTGCAGGAGATAATGGATCATATTCAGACAGACTTATGCACCCTCAATTCGTTTCTGGGAAATGCCGGGGTCGTATTTGGCCACGATCGGGTCAGCTGCCTTGAGCAGATGATTATACAACTGGAATCCGATTTACCCCCGCTCAACCATTTTCTTCTGTCAGGCTCTGGAAGAATATCAGCCCAATTTCAGTATGTTCGCGCGCTGACCAGGACCGCTGAACGTCGGGTTCGGTCGCTCAACACCCCGCATGCAGAACTTCTGCCATACCTGAACAGACTCTCAGATGTGATGTTTTTACTCGCCAGGACAGTGGACCACAGAACAAATCGAAAAGAAAGGCTGTGGCAATCATGA
- a CDS encoding dihydroorotate dehydrogenase, whose protein sequence is MKHHPDLSVDIGGIQLANPVMTASGTFGYASEFEPFMDLNRLGAVIVKGLSLYPSKGNPAPRIVETPCGMLNAIGLENIGIDAFIREKLPFLRRLSVPLIVNIYGRSIEEYTRLASRINDTEGIAGIEVNISCPNVKAGGIAFGVDPDLAGRVVKSVRAAITRPVMVKLSPNVTDIVEIAQRVEDAGADALSLINTLTGMAIDIHTRQPRLANITGGLSGPAIKPVAVRMVWQVARQVHIPVIGIGGIMTADDALEFFLAGASAVQVGTANFINPHATVDIVEGIEAYLMKYGMLSVKEMIGKLEIRS, encoded by the coding sequence ATGAAACATCACCCTGATTTGAGTGTGGATATTGGAGGCATACAGCTTGCCAACCCGGTAATGACGGCATCGGGTACATTCGGGTATGCCAGTGAATTTGAACCGTTTATGGATCTGAACCGTCTGGGAGCCGTTATCGTAAAAGGCCTGTCCCTTTATCCGTCAAAAGGAAATCCGGCTCCCCGGATCGTTGAAACGCCTTGCGGTATGCTCAATGCCATCGGTCTTGAAAATATCGGCATAGATGCATTTATCCGAGAAAAGCTGCCGTTTCTCAGGCGGTTGTCCGTTCCGCTGATCGTTAACATTTATGGAAGAAGCATTGAGGAATATACCCGCCTGGCATCGCGTATCAATGATACCGAGGGAATAGCGGGGATTGAGGTCAATATCTCATGCCCCAATGTCAAGGCCGGAGGCATTGCCTTCGGGGTTGATCCGGATCTGGCCGGCCGCGTGGTCAAATCCGTCAGGGCCGCTATCACCCGACCGGTGATGGTCAAGCTTTCTCCGAATGTGACCGATATTGTCGAAATTGCTCAACGCGTTGAGGATGCCGGCGCCGATGCGCTGTCTTTGATTAATACCCTTACCGGCATGGCCATCGATATTCACACCCGTCAGCCCAGGCTTGCCAATATTACCGGAGGGCTTTCAGGCCCTGCCATCAAACCGGTGGCGGTTCGGATGGTATGGCAGGTAGCCCGGCAGGTCCATATCCCCGTCATCGGCATTGGCGGCATTATGACAGCCGATGATGCATTGGAGTTTTTTCTGGCCGGCGCGTCTGCCGTACAGGTGGGTACGGCAAATTTTATTAATCCTCATGCGACCGTGGATATAGTGGAAGGCATTGAGGCATATCTGATGAAATACGGCATGTTAAGTGTAAAAGAGATGATAGGTAAATTGGAAATCCGCTCTTAA
- a CDS encoding DEAD/DEAH box helicase, giving the protein MIEKILNFFRLILSKKSDQHQKIPQKPSGESSSTKTEDTFLKPLQTRRKKKPRWDISQFNVPPAEGRTRFHDLNLPVCIMHAIADLKFQYCTPVQAEILPKAILGQDATGQAQTGTGKSAAFLITILTRIFHNPIRGNRRPGVPRALILAPTRELVLQIEQDAFSLEKYTRSLTLAVFGGMGYEKQKKILREKTVDIIVATPGRLIDFQQQKIIDLSRIEILIIDEADRMLDMGFISDIRQIISSTPPRGKRQTMFFSATISPEVERLASQWTKDSFSVAIEPETVAADSIHQVVYIVTSDEKFPLLYNLIKTHDRVLVFANRRDQARDLMEKLKTYNVSCDLLSGAVSQDKRIRVLDNFKSGKIRVLAATDVAARGIHVDEISLVINFNLPEDPEDYVHRIGRTGRAGSTGTSISFACEYDSFCIPGIEAFLKKPLPCEYPDAKLLEPPPEPVRKRQRPVSDLQKRRRTGAKTRRPYPPRKRKTPPPAKQ; this is encoded by the coding sequence TTGATAGAAAAAATTTTAAATTTTTTTCGTTTAATTTTGAGTAAAAAATCGGATCAACATCAGAAAATTCCCCAGAAGCCTTCAGGCGAATCTTCATCGACCAAAACCGAAGACACCTTCCTTAAACCGCTACAGACGCGACGGAAAAAAAAGCCGAGGTGGGACATCTCACAGTTTAACGTCCCGCCGGCGGAAGGCAGGACCCGGTTTCACGATCTGAATCTGCCGGTCTGCATCATGCATGCCATCGCAGACCTGAAATTTCAGTATTGTACCCCTGTCCAGGCTGAAATCCTTCCAAAAGCCATATTGGGACAGGATGCCACAGGACAGGCTCAGACCGGCACCGGAAAAAGCGCTGCTTTTCTCATTACCATCCTGACCCGGATATTTCATAACCCGATCAGAGGAAACCGACGCCCGGGGGTTCCAAGGGCTCTGATTCTCGCCCCCACCCGGGAACTTGTGCTTCAGATTGAGCAGGATGCGTTTTCTCTGGAAAAATATACCCGAAGCCTTACGCTAGCCGTTTTCGGCGGGATGGGATATGAAAAACAAAAAAAAATACTGCGCGAAAAAACAGTGGACATCATTGTGGCCACGCCCGGACGCCTGATTGATTTTCAACAGCAGAAAATCATCGATTTAAGCCGGATTGAAATACTGATCATCGATGAAGCTGACAGAATGCTTGACATGGGTTTTATTTCAGATATCCGCCAGATTATTTCCAGTACGCCGCCAAGGGGAAAACGGCAGACCATGTTCTTCAGTGCCACCATTTCCCCTGAAGTGGAACGGCTGGCCAGTCAGTGGACAAAGGATTCCTTCAGTGTTGCAATTGAGCCGGAAACCGTTGCCGCTGATAGCATTCACCAGGTGGTGTATATTGTCACCTCCGATGAAAAATTTCCACTCCTGTATAATCTGATAAAAACCCATGACCGGGTGCTTGTTTTTGCCAACCGCCGTGATCAGGCACGTGATCTCATGGAAAAGCTCAAAACGTATAACGTGAGCTGCGATCTTCTGTCCGGTGCAGTTTCACAGGACAAGCGGATCAGAGTTCTGGATAACTTCAAATCCGGAAAAATCCGTGTTCTTGCGGCTACAGACGTGGCGGCAAGAGGAATCCACGTGGACGAGATCAGTCTTGTCATCAATTTTAATCTGCCGGAGGACCCCGAGGATTATGTCCATCGGATCGGACGGACCGGACGGGCCGGCAGCACCGGCACATCCATCAGCTTTGCATGTGAGTATGATTCTTTCTGTATTCCTGGCATCGAAGCGTTTCTTAAAAAACCGCTGCCCTGCGAATATCCGGATGCAAAACTTCTGGAACCACCACCCGAACCTGTGAGGAAACGACAAAGGCCCGTATCCGATCTACAGAAAAGACGACGCACCGGGGCAAAAACAAGACGGCCGTATCCCCCCAGAAAACGAAAAACACCCCCCCCGGCAAAACAATGA
- a CDS encoding YitT family protein, protein MDTNTLLNKIKYSIGWNLFIITIGSLIFALGVNGVIIHHDFITGGVFGLALLVYYKTQVLSPGIWFFLMNIPLFAISWFYISKPFLFYSLYAIVVVAIATEYIHLDFGIHQQLYAAIASGIIYGVSGGIILRSLGSSGGLDVIAVILNQKFNFRIGAVYLVFNAILFTFCIAQMGTDLFIASLILVFISSVSLEYVLAMFNQKKMIYIISEQNQAISKTILEELQHSATFIKAKGAYSGKDCDILMTITNNIQLKRMEEVVFKLDPNAMFIVEKTFNVIGSTFGKGKPY, encoded by the coding sequence ATGGACACAAATACATTATTAAATAAAATCAAATACTCAATAGGTTGGAACTTGTTCATCATCACGATCGGATCGCTCATTTTTGCACTGGGCGTCAACGGGGTGATCATTCATCATGATTTTATCACCGGAGGAGTATTCGGGCTGGCGCTTTTAGTCTATTATAAAACGCAGGTATTATCGCCGGGAATCTGGTTTTTTCTAATGAATATCCCCTTGTTTGCCATCAGCTGGTTCTACATCAGTAAACCGTTTCTGTTTTACAGTCTGTATGCGATAGTGGTGGTAGCCATTGCAACAGAATATATTCATCTGGATTTCGGAATTCATCAACAGCTGTATGCCGCCATAGCCAGCGGGATTATTTACGGTGTCAGCGGCGGAATCATTCTGAGATCTCTGGGGTCAAGCGGGGGGCTGGATGTGATTGCGGTAATTTTAAACCAGAAATTCAATTTCCGCATCGGAGCCGTGTACCTGGTGTTCAACGCGATCCTGTTTACCTTCTGCATCGCTCAAATGGGAACAGACCTGTTTATCGCATCACTTATTCTGGTGTTCATATCTTCGGTATCTCTTGAATATGTGCTGGCCATGTTCAACCAGAAAAAAATGATCTATATTATCAGTGAGCAGAATCAGGCTATTTCTAAAACCATCCTCGAAGAGCTGCAGCACAGCGCCACTTTCATCAAAGCAAAAGGAGCCTATTCCGGAAAAGACTGCGACATCCTGATGACCATCACCAACAATATTCAGCTCAAACGGATGGAAGAAGTTGTTTTCAAACTCGATCCCAACGCCATGTTTATTGTGGAAAAGACATTCAATGTCATCGGGTCAACATTCGGTAAAGGAAAACCGTATTAA
- a CDS encoding DUF134 domain-containing protein, translating to MRPRKHRIVGYSPEINYFKPKGVQLSILSEVHLTVDEREALRLADLMGMSHEDAGHRMGVSRATFGRIVQRARNAVADALINGKAIRIDGGVYELTGDGRQMECVGCHHKWEESISVKQLVKCPSCEGDHIHRIERKI from the coding sequence ATGCGACCCCGTAAACATAGGATAGTCGGGTATAGCCCTGAAATAAATTATTTTAAACCCAAAGGCGTTCAGCTGTCGATTCTTTCCGAAGTGCATCTGACCGTTGATGAGCGGGAAGCCTTGAGGCTGGCTGATCTGATGGGGATGTCCCATGAAGACGCAGGCCATCGCATGGGGGTGTCCAGAGCAACGTTCGGAAGAATTGTTCAGCGTGCGCGAAATGCCGTAGCCGATGCACTGATCAACGGCAAAGCCATTCGTATTGACGGAGGCGTTTATGAGCTGACCGGTGACGGGCGCCAGATGGAATGTGTCGGTTGCCATCATAAATGGGAAGAATCCATTTCAGTAAAACAGCTCGTGAAATGTCCGTCTTGTGAGGGAGATCATATTCATCGAATTGAGCGGAAAATCTGA
- a CDS encoding penicillin-binding protein 1A, giving the protein MKLKKRTTLRLFPALVLITGVAIGIMSGIFFALINDLPQIRSLEGFRPSSVTRIYSSDKVLLAELFMQKRDPVSFQDIPRYLIQAVIATEDRNFYHHSGIDLKGIFRAVVKDALAGEFIEGASTLTQQLTKTLFLNPQKTLTRKLKEAILSVQLERRYTKNEILTMYLNQVYFGSGAYGVESAARLYFGKPVKNLTLSECALIAGMPKAPSRYSPLVDKDLSLKRRNIVLRQMLATGIITASQYDTASRDPFPEPDGRHPAIKAPYFIEFVKKQLETTIGASLLYKGGLTVYTTLSYSLQMVAETALSNGLNALQQRMNHRTISCPDPQGALLALNVDTGEMLAMSGGKNFFKTPFNRAVSARRQPGSAFKPIIFAHAVERGFTQSTMLLDAPVVFKGGKNGSDWQPENFSHTYQGEIPLRTALALSENIPAVRLIEKLGITSVIKFAHSLGIQSTLSPNLSLALGTSEVSLLELTAAYSVFPNRGKWIQPFAVTEVVDHHGRIIWQIKPESHIAMSRGGAAVMVNMLEAVIREGTGKKAGFIHRPVAGKTGTTNRYRDALFIGFSPAVAAGVWVGNDDHSTLGKGETGASAALPIWIEFMQKTLEPGVCHYFDIPDDTVKISINSRTGQRSFDHSTNSADALFIKGSEPGC; this is encoded by the coding sequence ATGAAACTCAAAAAACGTACGACCCTCAGACTTTTTCCGGCTTTAGTGTTGATCACAGGGGTAGCCATCGGAATCATGTCCGGTATTTTTTTCGCCCTGATAAATGATCTGCCGCAAATCCGTTCCCTCGAAGGCTTCAGGCCGTCCTCGGTTACACGCATATATTCTTCCGACAAGGTTCTTCTGGCGGAACTGTTTATGCAAAAACGTGACCCGGTTTCATTCCAGGATATTCCCCGATATCTGATACAGGCAGTGATCGCCACCGAGGACAGAAACTTCTACCATCACAGCGGCATTGATTTAAAAGGGATTTTCAGAGCTGTTGTAAAGGATGCCCTGGCCGGAGAATTTATCGAAGGCGCCAGCACCCTCACCCAGCAACTGACCAAAACCCTTTTTCTCAATCCGCAAAAAACCCTGACACGAAAGCTGAAAGAAGCCATTCTTTCAGTTCAGCTCGAAAGACGCTACACAAAAAATGAGATATTGACCATGTACCTGAATCAGGTGTATTTCGGCAGTGGCGCCTATGGGGTTGAATCTGCAGCCAGACTGTATTTTGGCAAACCCGTAAAGAACCTGACCCTTTCGGAATGCGCGTTGATAGCCGGAATGCCCAAGGCCCCTTCCCGGTATTCCCCCCTGGTAGACAAAGACCTGTCGCTGAAACGAAGAAATATTGTTCTCAGACAGATGCTTGCAACCGGCATCATTACAGCGTCACAGTACGATACGGCATCCCGAGATCCCTTTCCGGAACCGGACGGGCGGCACCCTGCCATCAAAGCGCCTTATTTTATCGAATTCGTTAAAAAACAGCTCGAAACGACTATAGGCGCCTCCCTGCTGTACAAGGGCGGGCTTACGGTTTATACCACTCTCTCATATTCCCTGCAGATGGTTGCTGAAACAGCGTTATCAAACGGTCTTAATGCTCTTCAACAGCGGATGAACCACCGGACAATCAGCTGTCCTGATCCACAGGGGGCTTTGCTCGCTTTAAATGTCGATACCGGTGAAATGCTGGCGATGTCAGGAGGGAAAAATTTTTTCAAAACCCCCTTTAACCGGGCTGTTTCCGCCAGACGACAGCCCGGATCGGCGTTCAAACCCATCATATTTGCTCATGCAGTAGAACGCGGTTTTACTCAGAGTACGATGCTTCTCGATGCCCCGGTTGTATTTAAAGGCGGGAAAAACGGCAGTGACTGGCAACCGGAAAATTTTTCACACACCTATCAGGGAGAAATCCCCTTGAGAACAGCGCTTGCCCTGTCCGAAAACATACCGGCAGTCAGGCTGATTGAAAAACTCGGAATTACTTCAGTTATAAAATTTGCACATTCCCTGGGCATCCAATCGACCCTGTCGCCCAATCTGTCTCTGGCTCTCGGCACATCGGAAGTATCTCTGCTTGAGCTGACCGCAGCATATTCCGTATTCCCCAATCGGGGCAAATGGATTCAGCCCTTTGCGGTTACCGAAGTGGTCGATCACCACGGCAGAATCATTTGGCAGATAAAACCGGAAAGCCATATTGCGATGTCACGGGGCGGGGCAGCGGTCATGGTCAACATGCTTGAAGCGGTGATCAGAGAGGGCACCGGCAAAAAGGCCGGATTTATCCACCGGCCCGTTGCAGGAAAAACAGGGACCACCAACCGATATAGGGATGCCCTGTTTATCGGGTTTTCTCCTGCGGTTGCTGCAGGCGTGTGGGTGGGAAACGATGATCATTCAACACTTGGCAAAGGAGAAACCGGCGCCAGTGCCGCGTTGCCCATCTGGATTGAATTCATGCAGAAAACGCTTGAGCCCGGTGTCTGCCACTACTTTGATATCCCGGATGATACGGTGAAGATATCCATCAATTCACGGACCGGTCAACGATCATTCGATCATTCGACAAACTCCGCCGACGCGCTGTTTATAAAGGGTTCGGAACCGGGCTGTTGA
- the dksA gene encoding RNA polymerase-binding protein DksA produces the protein MKTSDIEYFKKLLNDQLRELLEKADATVSGLKLSGEELADPVDRAAYDLDQNFVLRIRDRERKLINKIMQALDSIEDGTFGICQMCGDDISIERLKARPVTSYCIKCKTRMEVREYMVHA, from the coding sequence ATGAAAACAAGTGATATCGAATACTTCAAAAAGCTGCTCAACGATCAGCTTCGGGAACTGTTGGAAAAAGCCGATGCGACGGTTTCGGGTTTGAAGTTGTCAGGCGAAGAACTGGCGGATCCGGTAGACAGGGCGGCATATGATCTGGATCAGAATTTTGTACTCCGAATCCGGGACAGGGAGCGGAAGTTGATCAATAAAATCATGCAGGCGCTGGACAGCATCGAAGACGGTACATTCGGGATTTGCCAGATGTGCGGTGATGATATATCGATTGAGCGGTTGAAAGCACGACCGGTGACAAGCTATTGTATTAAATGTAAAACCAGGATGGAGGTTCGTGAGTATATGGTCCATGCCTGA
- a CDS encoding LysE family transporter, whose amino-acid sequence MLSILLSSFVVGLSGAMMPGPLLTVTISESSRRGMMVGPLLILGHGMLELVLVICILFGLAPVLNQKRVFITIALAGAAILIWMAVGMFRALPSLSLKGGGNESSRKNNLVIAGAMISVANPYWTIWWVSIGVGYIVYSLTFGKWGVFFFFIGHIMADLLWYSAISAAVWKGKNFLTDKMYRWLMGVCAAFLVVFACGFAWSGIQKLIA is encoded by the coding sequence ATGCTGTCCATTTTGTTGAGTTCGTTTGTCGTTGGCCTCTCCGGTGCAATGATGCCCGGGCCCCTGTTGACAGTAACCATCAGCGAAAGTTCACGAAGGGGTATGATGGTCGGCCCGCTGCTTATTCTCGGCCACGGTATGCTTGAGCTGGTGCTGGTGATTTGCATACTGTTCGGACTGGCCCCGGTTCTGAATCAGAAGCGTGTATTTATAACGATCGCTCTGGCAGGCGCTGCCATTCTGATCTGGATGGCGGTGGGGATGTTCCGGGCACTTCCGTCTTTGAGTCTGAAAGGCGGGGGCAATGAATCGAGCCGAAAGAACAATCTGGTAATCGCCGGTGCCATGATCAGCGTGGCCAATCCGTACTGGACCATCTGGTGGGTATCGATCGGGGTCGGTTATATCGTCTACAGTCTCACCTTCGGAAAATGGGGGGTTTTCTTTTTCTTTATCGGTCACATCATGGCCGATCTGCTCTGGTATTCGGCTATTTCTGCAGCTGTCTGGAAAGGCAAAAATTTTTTGACCGATAAAATGTATCGATGGCTGATGGGTGTTTGTGCTGCTTTTCTGGTTGTCTTTGCCTGCGGGTTTGCCTGGTCCGGGATTCAGAAACTGATTGCCTGA